A single region of the Polymorphum gilvum SL003B-26A1 genome encodes:
- a CDS encoding alpha/beta fold hydrolase: MTDLRPAAPAHLPFADQGTGGGSPVVLLHGFGGDRQTWSTIQAGLAPRRRSLAFDLPGHGDALGWPRVGNAAVAAKAVVQSLDALGLGKVHLVGHSMGGAVAALIALRAPERLSSLTLLAPGGFGPEINHKLLRRYAAASDEAELEMLLEQFFGWEFRLPRLLARHAAELRARPGACETLQAIADEIIDGSVQKTLPRDELGSLGLPVKVVWGTQDRVLPTRQSHGLPGVVATHVFERVGHMPHLEVPAEVIRLIAENAAAD; the protein is encoded by the coding sequence ATGACCGACCTTCGCCCCGCCGCGCCCGCCCATCTGCCCTTCGCCGACCAGGGCACGGGCGGCGGCAGCCCCGTGGTGCTGCTGCACGGCTTCGGCGGCGACCGCCAGACCTGGTCGACCATCCAGGCCGGTCTCGCCCCGCGCCGGCGCTCCCTGGCCTTCGACCTGCCCGGCCACGGCGACGCGCTCGGCTGGCCGCGCGTCGGCAACGCCGCCGTCGCCGCCAAGGCGGTCGTCCAGTCGCTCGATGCCCTCGGCCTCGGCAAGGTCCACCTGGTCGGCCATTCCATGGGCGGCGCGGTCGCCGCGCTGATCGCGCTGCGCGCTCCCGAGCGCCTGTCGAGCCTCACCCTGCTCGCGCCCGGCGGTTTCGGGCCCGAGATCAACCACAAGCTCCTGCGCCGCTACGCCGCCGCCTCCGACGAGGCCGAACTCGAAATGCTGCTGGAACAGTTCTTCGGCTGGGAGTTCCGCCTGCCGCGGCTGCTCGCCCGCCACGCCGCCGAGCTGCGCGCGCGCCCCGGCGCCTGCGAGACCCTGCAGGCGATCGCCGACGAGATCATCGACGGCAGCGTGCAGAAGACCCTGCCGCGCGACGAGCTCGGCAGTCTCGGCCTGCCGGTCAAGGTGGTCTGGGGCACCCAGGACAGGGTGCTGCCGACCCGCCAGTCGCACGGCCTGCCCGGCGTCGTCGCCACCCACGTCTTCGAGCGCGTCGGCCACATGCCGCATCTCGAGGTTCCGGCCGAGGTGATCCGTCTCATCGCGGAGAACGCCGCCGCCGACTGA
- a CDS encoding sugar kinase produces MTTAPDLLCLGEPMVELNQHEAGGPYVAGFGGDVSNVAVAAARQGARAGMLTALGADAFGEQLHALWVREGVDASAVRTDPDAPTGLYFVSHGPSGHAFSYRRAGSAASRYGPSDLPQELLGAAKALHFSAISQAISTNACDACFAAAETVRAAGGLVSYDTNLRLALWPLARARAVIRASVALADIVLPGLDDARQITGLDDPDAIADDLLGLGAKIVALTLGAAGVLVASAERRERIGAHRVTAVDATGAGDAFDGAFLAEYLACRDAFAAARHANAAAALSVTGYGAVAPLPTRAEVVRFLGA; encoded by the coding sequence ATGACGACTGCGCCCGATCTCCTGTGCCTCGGCGAGCCGATGGTCGAACTCAACCAGCACGAGGCCGGCGGGCCCTATGTGGCGGGTTTCGGCGGCGACGTCTCGAACGTCGCCGTGGCCGCGGCGCGGCAGGGCGCGCGGGCGGGCATGCTGACCGCGCTCGGCGCCGACGCGTTCGGCGAGCAGCTGCACGCGCTGTGGGTGCGCGAGGGGGTCGACGCCAGCGCGGTGCGCACCGACCCGGACGCGCCGACCGGGCTCTATTTCGTCAGCCACGGGCCGTCGGGCCATGCCTTCAGCTATCGGCGCGCCGGGTCGGCGGCGAGCCGCTACGGGCCGTCCGACCTGCCGCAGGAACTGCTCGGCGCGGCCAAGGCGCTGCATTTCTCAGCGATCAGCCAGGCGATCTCGACCAACGCCTGCGACGCCTGTTTCGCGGCGGCGGAGACGGTGCGCGCGGCCGGGGGGCTTGTCTCCTACGACACCAACCTGCGCTTGGCGCTGTGGCCGCTGGCGCGGGCACGGGCGGTGATCCGGGCGAGCGTCGCGCTTGCCGACATCGTGCTGCCCGGTCTCGACGACGCGCGCCAGATCACCGGCCTCGACGATCCGGACGCCATCGCCGACGATCTGCTCGGGCTCGGGGCGAAGATCGTCGCGCTGACGCTCGGCGCGGCCGGCGTGCTGGTGGCGAGCGCGGAGCGGCGCGAGCGGATCGGCGCGCACCGGGTGACGGCGGTCGACGCAACGGGGGCGGGCGACGCCTTCGACGGCGCGTTCCTGGCCGAGTATCTGGCATGCAGAGACGCCTTCGCCGCCGCCCGTCACGCCAATGCGGCGGCGGCGCTGTCGGTGACCGGTTACGGGGCCGTGGCGCCGCTGCCGACGCGGGCGGAGGTGGTGCGGTTCCTCGGCGCGTGA
- a CDS encoding L,D-transpeptidase, with amino-acid sequence MKRLSKSLLAALAVMVAVPVEGQAAFFDPTTQTWVQYSITPDVAGKIARRKFKRSVISYSGPEKPGTIIIDTKARWLYHVQENGKAVRYGIGVGRDGFTWKGEEKVTRKAEWPGWTPPPEMIVRERKNGRRLPAFMAGGPKNPMGARALYLGNTIYRIHGTNEDWSIGQAVSSGCIRMLNEDVEHLYERVKIGTKVVVL; translated from the coding sequence ATGAAGCGCCTCTCCAAGTCCTTGCTGGCCGCGCTGGCGGTCATGGTCGCGGTGCCGGTCGAGGGCCAGGCGGCCTTTTTCGACCCGACGACGCAGACCTGGGTGCAATACTCCATCACGCCGGACGTCGCCGGCAAGATCGCCCGGCGCAAGTTCAAGCGCTCGGTGATCAGCTATTCGGGCCCCGAGAAGCCCGGCACCATCATCATCGACACCAAGGCGCGCTGGCTCTACCACGTGCAGGAAAACGGCAAGGCGGTGCGCTACGGCATCGGCGTCGGCCGCGACGGCTTCACCTGGAAGGGCGAGGAAAAGGTCACGCGCAAGGCGGAATGGCCGGGCTGGACGCCGCCGCCGGAGATGATCGTGCGCGAGCGCAAGAACGGCCGCCGCCTGCCGGCCTTCATGGCCGGCGGACCGAAGAACCCGATGGGCGCGCGGGCGCTGTATCTGGGCAATACGATCTACCGCATCCACGGCACCAACGAGGACTGGAGCATCGGCCAGGCCGTGTCGTCGGGCTGCATCCGCATGCTCAACGAGGATGTCGAACACCTCTACGAGCGCGTCAAGATCGGCACCAAGGTCGTGGTCCTCTAA
- a CDS encoding adenylate/guanylate cyclase domain-containing protein has translation MTAIDRIEDWLIGQALGSPNLAELFAGLCERLRAVGVPVDRAMLGWPTLHPLIEAETAFWTQGNAVLFEQFAHSDEDGDEWLSSPMRAVLVNRETMLRRRLDLANAEHDFPLCRQLAADGFTDYLILGTPFEMPAVEQHQGFTGIMVSWATRAPGGFSEPAIDAIGYIQKRLALAARATLHGQITRTIAETYLGKWAGRQVLNGQIRHGDGQSIEAVIFFSDMRRSTAIAEDLGPDRYLKLLNRYFDAAAGAVEAEGGEILDFIGDAVLGIFPLDGDGVGPAAVRALAAARACLLRLAGVVTDVGMPVRAGIALSVGTVMFGNIGTANRLTFSVIGQTVHAAARIEALTKELDCTVLMTQEIAAHAPGAARLRGTFRLDGFRQPQPLYDLP, from the coding sequence ATGACCGCCATCGACCGCATCGAGGACTGGCTGATCGGCCAGGCGCTCGGATCGCCCAATCTCGCCGAGCTGTTCGCCGGCCTGTGCGAGCGTCTGCGCGCGGTCGGTGTTCCTGTCGACAGGGCCATGCTCGGCTGGCCCACGCTGCATCCCCTGATCGAGGCGGAAACCGCCTTCTGGACTCAGGGCAATGCAGTTCTCTTCGAGCAGTTTGCCCATTCCGACGAGGACGGCGACGAGTGGCTGAGCAGCCCGATGCGCGCCGTCCTGGTCAACCGCGAGACCATGCTGCGCCGCCGGCTCGACCTCGCCAATGCCGAGCATGACTTTCCCCTGTGCCGGCAGCTCGCCGCCGACGGCTTCACCGACTACCTGATCCTCGGCACGCCCTTCGAGATGCCGGCGGTCGAGCAGCACCAGGGCTTCACCGGCATCATGGTCAGCTGGGCGACGCGTGCGCCCGGCGGCTTCTCCGAGCCCGCGATCGACGCCATCGGCTACATCCAGAAGCGCCTGGCGCTTGCCGCCCGCGCCACCCTCCACGGCCAGATCACGCGCACCATCGCCGAGACCTATCTCGGTAAATGGGCCGGGAGGCAGGTGCTCAACGGCCAGATCCGCCACGGCGACGGCCAGAGCATCGAGGCCGTGATCTTCTTTTCCGACATGCGCCGGTCGACGGCCATCGCCGAGGATCTCGGCCCGGACCGCTACCTCAAGCTGCTCAACCGCTATTTCGACGCCGCCGCCGGCGCCGTCGAGGCGGAGGGCGGCGAGATCCTCGATTTCATCGGCGACGCCGTGCTCGGCATCTTTCCCCTCGACGGCGATGGCGTCGGCCCGGCTGCCGTGCGGGCGCTTGCCGCCGCGCGCGCCTGCCTGCTCCGGCTCGCCGGTGTCGTCACCGACGTCGGCATGCCGGTGCGCGCCGGCATCGCCCTGTCGGTCGGCACGGTCATGTTCGGCAACATCGGCACCGCCAACCGACTGACCTTCTCGGTCATCGGCCAGACCGTGCATGCCGCAGCCAGGATCGAGGCGTTGACCAAGGAGCTCGACTGCACGGTGCTGATGACGCAGGAAATCGCCGCCCATGCACCGGGCGCCGCCAGGCTCAGGGGAACGTTCCGGCTGGACGGCTTCCGCCAGCCCCAGCCTCTCTACGACCTGCCCTGA
- a CDS encoding GtrA family protein, with protein MPDAPVPLAAQLRREALTAGRFVVVGLIATATHAGVALALLWLGVLPAFPANVIAFLVAFLVSFTGHHVWSFPGTGDAARRMRRFFLLALAGFLVNSGALAAWLEWTPWPDSLGILVAIAVVPAVTFLGARLWAFAGSAPSGQGS; from the coding sequence ATGCCTGATGCCCCGGTCCCGCTTGCCGCACAGCTGCGCCGGGAAGCGCTGACCGCCGGACGCTTCGTCGTCGTCGGCCTCATCGCCACCGCCACCCATGCCGGCGTCGCGCTCGCCCTGCTCTGGCTGGGTGTCCTGCCGGCCTTCCCGGCCAATGTCATCGCCTTCCTGGTCGCCTTCCTGGTCTCCTTTACCGGCCACCACGTCTGGAGCTTCCCCGGCACCGGCGACGCCGCGCGGCGCATGCGGCGCTTCTTCTTGCTCGCCCTCGCCGGCTTCCTGGTCAACTCCGGCGCCCTCGCCGCCTGGCTCGAATGGACGCCCTGGCCGGACAGCCTCGGCATCCTCGTCGCGATCGCGGTCGTGCCGGCCGTCACCTTCCTCGGCGCCCGGCTGTGGGCCTTTGCCGGCTCCGCACCCTCCGGGCAGGGCTCCTGA
- a CDS encoding glycosyltransferase family 2 protein, producing the protein MDHTPHLYVERRAAQRPACPLLSLIVPVYNEAEVLDLFLAETGSALAGQTVAVEYVFVDDGSRDASADLIGARLAAGLPGRLVGLSRNFGKEAAMTAGLQHARGDIVVVLDADLQDPPALVPQMIDAWRAGYDVVYGLRVDRSSDTAMKRGTASLFYRLFNRLAHIDMPANAGDFRLMDRRVVEALLSLPERNRFMKGLFAWVGFPSVAIPYERPPRRAGAGKWNYWKLWNFALDGFTGFTTVPLRMWLYGGALAAALALAYAAFLIVRVLAYGIDVPGYASTMTAILFFAGVQLLSIGMIGEYVARLFTEAKQRPVFLVQDVIEGAPAAEVGHTAAGHEAGDA; encoded by the coding sequence ATGGATCACACCCCGCACCTCTATGTCGAGCGCCGCGCGGCGCAGCGCCCGGCCTGTCCGCTGCTCAGTCTGATCGTGCCGGTCTACAACGAGGCCGAGGTCCTCGACCTGTTCCTCGCCGAGACCGGCTCGGCGCTCGCCGGCCAGACCGTCGCGGTCGAATACGTGTTCGTCGACGACGGCAGCCGGGACGCCAGCGCCGACCTCATCGGCGCCCGCCTGGCCGCCGGCCTGCCCGGCCGTCTGGTGGGCCTGTCGCGCAACTTCGGCAAGGAGGCGGCGATGACCGCCGGCCTGCAGCATGCCCGCGGCGACATCGTCGTGGTGCTCGACGCCGACCTGCAGGATCCCCCCGCCCTGGTGCCGCAGATGATCGACGCCTGGCGCGCCGGCTACGACGTCGTCTACGGGCTGCGCGTCGACCGCTCCAGCGACACGGCGATGAAGCGCGGCACCGCCAGCCTGTTCTACCGGCTGTTCAACCGTCTCGCCCACATCGACATGCCCGCCAACGCCGGCGATTTCCGCCTCATGGACAGACGCGTCGTCGAGGCGCTGCTGTCGTTGCCGGAACGCAACCGCTTCATGAAAGGCCTGTTCGCCTGGGTCGGCTTCCCCTCTGTGGCGATCCCCTACGAGCGCCCGCCGCGCCGCGCCGGCGCCGGCAAGTGGAACTACTGGAAGCTGTGGAACTTCGCCCTCGACGGCTTCACCGGCTTCACCACCGTGCCCCTGCGCATGTGGCTCTACGGCGGCGCGCTGGCCGCCGCCCTCGCACTCGCCTATGCCGCCTTCCTCATCGTGCGCGTGCTCGCCTACGGCATCGACGTCCCGGGCTATGCCTCGACCATGACCGCCATCCTGTTCTTCGCCGGGGTTCAGCTCTTGTCGATCGGCATGATCGGCGAATATGTCGCGCGCCTGTTCACCGAGGCCAAGCAGCGGCCGGTGTTCCTGGTCCAGGACGTGATCGAGGGCGCCCCGGCGGCGGAGGTCGGGCACACCGCCGCCGGGCACGAGGCCGGCGATGCCTGA
- the secA gene encoding preprotein translocase subunit SecA, giving the protein MAGLGALARKIFGSANDRRIKAFKAKVASINALEPELQALSDDDLRARTATFREQIANGASPDDLLAPAFATVREAARRTLGQRHYDVQLIGGMVLNSGQISEMRTGEGKTLVATAPVYLNALAGKGVHVVTVNDYLAQRDAEWMGRIYRFLGLSVGVIVHGLSDEQRRAAYAADVTYGTNNEFGFDYLRDNMKYERASMVQRGHHFAIVDEVDSILIDEARTPLIISGPLEDRSEFYNTVDAFIPHLAPVDFDLDEKQRSTTFTEAGNEKLEGLLRDAGLLRGDSLYDVENVAVVHHLQQALKAHKLFQKDRDYIVRNGEVVIIDEFTGRMMPGRRYSEGLHQALEAKEKVRIQPENQTLASITFQNYFRMYGKLAGMTGTASTEADEFMDIYGLEVVEIPTNVPVKRIDDDDEVYRTVQEKYNAIVALIDDCKSRGQPILVGTTSIEKSEFLAEQLKKHGYRQVDVTDPNAFAPLIDGDDGTARDKVFAVLNARYHEQEAFIIAQAGLPGAVTIATNMAGRGTDIQLGGNADMRIDRELAGLPEGEERTARIAAIRAEVETLKQKALTAGGLYVIGTERHESRRIDNQLRGRSGRQGDPGHSKFFLSLQDDLMRIFGSDRMDSMLQKLGLKDGEAIIHPWINKALEKAQQKVEARNFDIRKNLLKFDNVMNDQRKVVFEQRIELMEGTNIAETVADMRHDVIDDIVARHIPERAYPEQWDVEGLQEEVRTILNLDLPVADWAREEGIADEEVRERLKKAADETMARKVARYSPDIMRQVEKAILLQTLDNLWREHLANLDHLRSVIGFRGYAQRDPLQEYKTESFSLFEAMLANLRKITTAQLLRVELVQQQAPELPGDADLPEMHAHHIDPLTGEDEMALADARLAAGPAPTRDPADPATWGKVGRNEACPCGSGKKYKHCHGALA; this is encoded by the coding sequence ATGGCCGGCCTTGGCGCGCTAGCACGAAAGATTTTCGGTTCTGCGAACGACCGCAGAATCAAGGCCTTCAAGGCGAAGGTCGCTTCCATCAACGCCCTCGAGCCCGAGCTCCAGGCCCTGTCCGACGACGACCTGCGCGCCCGCACGGCGACGTTCCGCGAGCAGATCGCCAACGGCGCCAGCCCCGACGACCTGCTCGCCCCGGCCTTCGCCACCGTCCGCGAGGCGGCCCGGCGCACCCTCGGCCAGCGCCACTACGACGTCCAGCTGATCGGCGGCATGGTGCTCAACTCCGGCCAGATCTCGGAGATGCGCACCGGCGAGGGCAAGACGCTGGTCGCCACCGCGCCGGTCTATCTCAACGCCCTCGCCGGCAAGGGCGTGCACGTGGTCACCGTCAACGACTACCTCGCCCAGCGCGACGCCGAGTGGATGGGGCGGATCTACCGCTTCCTCGGCCTCTCCGTCGGCGTCATCGTCCACGGCCTCAGCGACGAGCAGCGCCGCGCCGCCTATGCCGCCGACGTCACCTACGGCACCAACAACGAGTTCGGCTTCGACTATCTGCGCGACAACATGAAGTACGAGCGCGCGTCGATGGTCCAGCGCGGCCACCATTTCGCCATCGTCGACGAGGTCGACTCGATCCTGATCGACGAGGCGCGCACGCCGCTGATCATCTCCGGCCCGCTTGAGGACCGCTCCGAGTTCTACAACACCGTCGACGCCTTCATCCCGCACCTGGCGCCCGTGGACTTCGACCTCGACGAGAAACAGCGCTCGACCACCTTCACCGAGGCCGGCAACGAGAAGCTCGAGGGCCTGCTGCGCGACGCCGGCCTGCTGCGCGGCGACAGCCTCTACGACGTCGAGAACGTCGCTGTCGTCCACCACCTGCAGCAGGCGCTCAAGGCGCACAAGCTGTTCCAGAAGGACCGCGACTACATCGTGCGCAACGGCGAGGTCGTCATCATCGACGAGTTCACCGGCCGCATGATGCCCGGCCGCCGCTATTCCGAAGGCCTGCACCAGGCGCTGGAGGCCAAGGAGAAGGTCCGCATCCAGCCGGAGAACCAGACGCTCGCCTCGATCACCTTCCAGAACTACTTCCGCATGTACGGCAAGCTCGCCGGCATGACCGGCACGGCCTCGACGGAGGCTGACGAGTTCATGGACATCTACGGCCTGGAAGTGGTCGAGATCCCGACCAACGTGCCGGTCAAGCGCATCGACGACGACGACGAGGTCTACCGGACCGTCCAGGAAAAATACAACGCCATCGTCGCGCTGATCGACGACTGCAAGTCGCGTGGCCAGCCGATCCTGGTCGGCACCACTTCGATCGAGAAATCCGAGTTCCTTGCCGAGCAGCTGAAGAAACACGGCTACCGCCAGGTCGACGTCACCGATCCGAACGCCTTCGCCCCGCTCATCGACGGCGACGACGGCACGGCGCGCGACAAGGTCTTCGCCGTGCTGAACGCCCGCTATCACGAGCAGGAAGCCTTCATCATCGCCCAGGCCGGCCTGCCCGGCGCGGTCACCATCGCCACCAACATGGCCGGCCGCGGCACCGACATCCAGCTCGGCGGCAATGCCGACATGCGCATCGACCGCGAACTGGCCGGCCTGCCGGAAGGCGAGGAGCGCACCGCCCGCATCGCCGCGATCCGCGCCGAGGTCGAGACGCTCAAACAGAAGGCGCTGACCGCCGGCGGCCTCTACGTCATCGGCACCGAGCGCCACGAGAGCCGGCGCATCGACAACCAGCTGCGCGGCCGTTCCGGCCGTCAGGGCGACCCCGGCCATTCCAAGTTCTTCCTGTCGCTGCAGGACGACCTGATGCGCATCTTCGGCTCCGACCGCATGGATTCCATGTTGCAGAAGCTCGGCCTGAAGGACGGCGAGGCGATCATCCACCCCTGGATCAACAAGGCCCTGGAGAAGGCTCAGCAGAAGGTCGAGGCGCGCAACTTCGACATCCGCAAGAACCTGCTGAAGTTCGACAACGTCATGAACGACCAGCGCAAGGTCGTGTTCGAGCAGCGCATCGAGCTCATGGAGGGCACCAACATCGCCGAGACCGTGGCCGACATGCGCCACGACGTCATCGACGACATCGTCGCCCGCCACATCCCCGAACGCGCCTATCCCGAACAGTGGGACGTCGAGGGCCTGCAGGAGGAAGTGCGCACGATCCTCAACCTCGACCTGCCGGTTGCCGACTGGGCGCGCGAGGAGGGCATCGCCGACGAGGAGGTGAGGGAGCGCCTCAAGAAGGCCGCCGACGAGACCATGGCCCGCAAGGTCGCCCGCTACTCGCCCGACATCATGCGCCAGGTCGAGAAGGCGATCCTGCTGCAGACGCTCGACAACCTGTGGCGCGAGCATCTGGCCAACCTCGACCACCTGCGTTCGGTGATCGGCTTCCGCGGCTACGCCCAGCGCGATCCGCTGCAGGAATACAAGACCGAGTCCTTCTCGCTGTTCGAGGCCATGCTCGCCAACCTGCGCAAGATCACCACCGCGCAGCTGCTGCGCGTCGAACTGGTCCAGCAGCAGGCGCCCGAGCTGCCGGGCGACGCCGACCTGCCCGAGATGCACGCCCATCACATCGACCCGCTGACCGGCGAGGACGAGATGGCGCTCGCCGACGCGCGTCTCGCCGCCGGCCCGGCGCCGACGCGCGATCCCGCCGATCCCGCCACCTGGGGCAAGGTCGGCCGCAACGAGGCCTGCCCCTGCGGCTCGGGCAAGAAGTACAAGCACTGCCACGGCGCGCTGGCCTGA
- a CDS encoding peptidylprolyl isomerase, translating to MFRSILRRPLRSALVAATALTLGVSALQAAEPGDVVAKVGDAEITEADIAFAAQDLGQELRRFPPAQWRTILIDVLVDMKLLAGAARAAGIDKEPDFARQVAFLEMQALRNAYIAREIDAGITEAELKAAYDTEFAGFEGDEEISARHILVASKDEAAELIKKLDEGADFAELATAHSSDGSAAGGGDLGYFTRGQMVPEFEAAAFALAAGEHSKEPVESQFGWHVIKVEDKRQQAAPSFEEVEAGLRQKLIRDIYTKRIGELKAETPVEILAKDAPAEGDAPAAAQ from the coding sequence ATGTTCCGTTCCATCCTGCGCCGGCCGCTCCGTTCGGCCCTCGTCGCCGCCACGGCGCTCACCCTGGGGGTGTCGGCGCTTCAGGCCGCCGAGCCCGGTGACGTCGTCGCCAAGGTCGGCGACGCCGAAATCACCGAAGCGGACATCGCCTTCGCCGCCCAGGACCTCGGCCAGGAACTGCGGCGCTTCCCGCCGGCGCAGTGGCGCACGATCCTGATCGACGTGCTGGTCGACATGAAACTGCTGGCGGGTGCCGCGCGCGCGGCCGGCATCGACAAGGAACCGGACTTCGCCCGCCAGGTCGCGTTCCTCGAGATGCAGGCGCTGCGCAACGCCTACATCGCCCGCGAGATCGACGCCGGCATCACCGAGGCGGAGCTGAAGGCGGCCTATGACACGGAGTTCGCCGGGTTCGAGGGCGACGAGGAGATCAGCGCCCGCCACATCCTGGTGGCGTCGAAGGACGAGGCCGCAGAGCTGATCAAGAAGCTCGACGAGGGCGCGGATTTCGCCGAACTGGCGACGGCCCATTCCAGCGACGGCTCGGCCGCCGGCGGCGGCGACCTCGGCTATTTCACCCGGGGCCAGATGGTGCCGGAGTTCGAGGCGGCGGCCTTCGCGCTGGCGGCGGGCGAGCACAGCAAGGAGCCGGTCGAAAGCCAGTTCGGCTGGCACGTGATCAAGGTCGAGGACAAGCGCCAGCAGGCGGCGCCGAGCTTCGAGGAGGTCGAGGCCGGGCTGCGCCAGAAGCTCATCCGCGACATCTACACCAAGCGCATCGGCGAGTTGAAGGCGGAGACGCCGGTCGAGATCCTGGCCAAGGACGCGCCGGCCGAAGGCGACGCGCCGGCGGCGGCCCAGTAA
- the argJ gene encoding bifunctional glutamate N-acetyltransferase/amino-acid acetyltransferase ArgJ, with translation MSTAVSPLAPKTYPDMPLLEGVRFATAEAGIKYKGRTDVLLMLLDAGTQVAGVFTRSRCPSAPVDWCRANLPGGAARALLVNSGNANAFTGKKGRAAVELSAEIVGKAVGCAPEEIYLASTGVIGEPLAAEKFAGVIDGLTGRAAAGSWLDAARAIMTTDTFPKVSTRTVDLGGVPVTINGIAKGAGMIAPDMATMLSFLFTDAPLSAAVLQDVLSASVGGSFNAITVDSDTSTSDTALLFATGAAVKRGAPAISDPADARLAAFRTAFFEVMLDLAQQIVRDGEGARKFVEVAVEGAQSDASAKRIALSIANSPLVKTAIAGEDANWGRVVMAVGKAGEPADRDRLAIWFGDVRVAVDGERDPGYSETAASAVMREEHIVIRVELGLGAGTATVWTCDLTKEYVAINGDYRS, from the coding sequence ATGTCGACCGCCGTTTCGCCGCTCGCTCCCAAGACCTATCCGGACATGCCGCTGCTCGAGGGCGTGCGCTTCGCCACCGCTGAGGCGGGCATCAAGTATAAGGGCCGGACCGACGTGCTGCTGATGCTGCTCGACGCGGGCACGCAGGTCGCCGGCGTGTTCACCCGCTCGCGCTGCCCGTCGGCACCGGTCGACTGGTGCCGGGCGAACCTTCCGGGCGGGGCTGCACGCGCGTTGCTGGTCAATTCCGGCAATGCCAACGCCTTCACAGGCAAGAAGGGTCGGGCAGCCGTCGAGCTGTCGGCGGAGATCGTCGGCAAGGCGGTCGGCTGCGCGCCCGAGGAGATCTATCTCGCCTCGACCGGCGTGATCGGCGAGCCGCTGGCGGCGGAGAAATTCGCCGGCGTCATCGACGGCCTGACGGGGCGCGCGGCGGCCGGATCCTGGCTCGACGCCGCGCGCGCGATCATGACCACCGACACCTTCCCGAAGGTGTCGACGCGCACGGTCGACCTCGGCGGCGTGCCGGTGACGATCAACGGCATTGCCAAGGGCGCCGGCATGATCGCTCCCGACATGGCGACCATGCTGTCGTTCCTGTTCACCGACGCGCCGCTGTCGGCGGCGGTGCTGCAGGACGTGCTGTCGGCCTCCGTCGGCGGCAGCTTCAACGCCATCACGGTCGACAGCGACACCTCGACCTCCGACACGGCGCTGCTGTTCGCCACGGGCGCGGCGGTAAAGCGCGGCGCGCCGGCCATCTCGGATCCGGCCGACGCCCGGCTGGCGGCGTTCCGCACCGCCTTCTTCGAGGTCATGCTGGACCTGGCACAGCAGATCGTGCGCGACGGCGAGGGCGCGCGGAAGTTCGTCGAGGTCGCCGTCGAGGGCGCGCAGAGCGACGCCTCGGCCAAGCGCATCGCCCTGTCGATCGCCAATTCGCCGCTGGTCAAGACCGCGATCGCCGGCGAGGACGCCAACTGGGGTCGGGTCGTCATGGCCGTCGGCAAGGCCGGCGAGCCGGCCGACCGCGACCGGCTGGCGATCTGGTTCGGCGACGTGCGCGTGGCCGTCGACGGCGAGCGCGATCCCGGCTACAGCGAGACGGCGGCCTCCGCGGTGATGCGCGAGGAGCATATCGTCATCCGGGTCGAGCTCGGTCTCGGCGCCGGCACGGCGACCGTGTGGACCTGCGACCTGACCAAGGAGTATGTCGCCATCAACGGCGACTACCGCAGCTGA
- the mutT gene encoding 8-oxo-dGTP diphosphatase MutT, whose translation MKKMVLVAACALIDADGRVLLAQRPQGKSMAGLWEFPGGKVEAGERPEQTLIRELDEELSLTVKEECLAPLTFASHGYEDFHLLMPLYVCRRWSGTPVGREGQALKWVRPVRLRDYPMPPADEPLIPHLMDLVSA comes from the coding sequence ATGAAGAAGATGGTGCTCGTCGCGGCCTGCGCGCTCATCGATGCCGACGGACGGGTGCTGCTGGCGCAGCGCCCGCAAGGCAAGTCCATGGCGGGCCTATGGGAATTTCCGGGCGGCAAGGTCGAGGCCGGCGAACGCCCCGAGCAGACGCTGATCCGCGAGCTGGACGAGGAGCTCAGCCTGACCGTTAAGGAAGAGTGCCTCGCCCCGTTGACCTTCGCCAGCCACGGTTATGAAGATTTTCACCTCCTCATGCCACTCTATGTCTGCCGCCGCTGGTCTGGCACGCCGGTCGGCCGGGAAGGGCAGGCCCTAAAATGGGTGCGTCCGGTCCGGCTCAGGGACTATCCGATGCCGCCGGCGGACGAACCGCTGATCCCGCATCTGATGGACCTGGTTTCGGCGTAG
- a CDS encoding Flp family type IVb pilin produces the protein MKARTHRSEQGRTDRRSTLRRFLADERGVTAVEYGLILAMISVAIMATVLSIGEEIAADFTLLSEKLATAK, from the coding sequence ATGAAGGCAAGGACGCATCGCTCGGAGCAGGGCCGGACCGACCGCCGCTCGACCCTGCGTCGCTTCCTCGCTGACGAACGCGGCGTGACCGCGGTCGAATACGGCTTGATCCTCGCCATGATCTCGGTCGCCATCATGGCCACGGTGCTGTCGATCGGCGAGGAGATCGCCGCCGATTTCACGCTTCTGTCCGAGAAGCTTGCCACCGCCAAGTGA